Part of the Arachis hypogaea cultivar Tifrunner chromosome 6, arahy.Tifrunner.gnm2.J5K5, whole genome shotgun sequence genome, GATCATAGGGGAATTGAAATATACTATATATCTCCGAATGAAGGACACTAGTATAAAGAGTAAGcaatcaaattaattatcatataattatatatatatatatatatatatatatatatatatatatatatatattatttaatttttttaacgtatatcttatattttaatatatattttatatctataaccgatttaataattaattttctatatACATCTAAGTGAGTCCTTCATATATTATGATCAAAATCTAATAATCTAAAAACCTATTTAATATATAAGCCTTATTATGTCTAACTCGGTTTACTACCGTGTTtatatataaaacaataaaaaaatgtttagatttgtttaattttaaatatctatCAAAGAGGAAAAACTTATTCAAAAAGAAGGGAGAATTTTCTGTTTATATTAATCTGCATatcatttaaaatgataaaattctcaaatcttttaaaaatataaatcatcAAAGAATGTTATAAATTTACTTAATTAAGAATGACTATAGATGTTAaaaattttagtatagattttttctatttttatttattttatattatttttattaacataatcatataaatttttgtactatgtcattaaattttatttttattccaaaaacttataatgataaaaaaagacacagaaataattatatttaaaaaaaatattatttatatattaaatattttttatatctatataaaaatataattgttaCTAATCAattgtgtatttaaattatttttaattaacaaaataaaaaaacacatatttttttgttaaaaaaaatatttacatcaAAATAGTATTTATTATAAAGGGTGTAGACGTAATAAAATTGTGTTTGAAACAAAGAgataagaatttattatttaattgaattattgTACATTCAAAATTATACTATGTTTTTTTAATGATTCCAAAATTAATAGAATTTCAATTCATAAACAAAACAATTTCGGTATTGAAAAAATAGtcatattaaaatttagagaataagtatgaatgaatgaattaacATTGACACCTAATGTCATtgcatttattatttataaaaaaataaaacgagagaaaaaaaaaactaattaatatgaAAGAGAGCGAGACCATGGAAGAAATAatggaaaaattgaaaaataagtcAAACTAACACATCACTATAACGTAATTATTTTTCTTCCTCAATTATACATATTCATCTATATTATGTCATATTTTGTGACTTCAAATTATGCTATGTATAGAGATCTATTAACAGAATTTCAAttcataacaaaaataatttcagTGCTAAAATAATAGccatattaaaatttagagaataaaTATGAATAAAAGAGTTAATACTGACACTAAATATCATTACATTTActgtttatgaaaaaaaaagaaaacaaaagaaaaatgagaaaaacaataaTATGAGAAAGAGTGagataatagaaaaaataatgaaaaaaaataaaaatataaatcaagCTAAGTTAATACACATCACCACAATGTAATATTCCTCCAGACAGTGCTAAAGGCACCCTTAGGAACCAAAGGACAAGgcaaaagaaggaggaaaaaaacactaaaaaatactCTATTCTTCATTATTGAAGAAATGTTAACTCATTTTTAAAGATTCAATTAACATTAGCTAATTAAAAATGAAACAGTACTTTTTTATGTATGCTGTGTGTTTTCCTTTATATTTTATTGACTGATTATGTGAGTTTATTATACTTATTTGGGTGTGATAATTTTGTAAGATAAAATATTctattgaaaagataaaattttctaGTAAcagtaaaatattaataaatgtaattctttttaagttataattttcattttatgtaaaaattatataaataagaaTCATATGTCTGTATATAAAAATGTGATTCTGTATATAATGCTTATTACTTGTTGAAtgcaattattttcattttaaaaaaaaagtttattatttaaccaatttttttttaaaaaaaagcttGTTTTGTATACTGGTGTAGAatttttagtataaatataaTTGGTTGAATATACATTTAAAGTGACATATTTTAAAATGATTGAAGACTATTTTTAATAACATAGAAAAGtacaaaaagagaagagaaaaacatttgaataatataatattaattacagtcaaacataaaaatattttttacctttttaaaaaaattaaaataattatttttagaaaaaaatctaATCCAAATTAGCTCATAAATTATTTCAAATCTAATGGTTGAATTGCTTTTACTTCCTTCAGCAGATTCCAGAACATGGTTTTGTAAAAAACcattattttaagaataaaaccATCATGGAGGTTCAAATATTATAAAGTCTCTTGCGGTGTCAATCAAATCTCATACTCAAATTTCatcatttctctttctttctctattcctTTTGTGCCCAGTTTTCATCATCAGCTACTACTACTGTGTGTGAGTGAGTAATTAAGAGCTAGGGTGCTGGTTCTGTAGAAGATCTCTCTATAACTCTTTCATGCCGAAAGATTCATCAATCTCAAGTTCTGACGATGATTCGGTTGTGTTCTTGGGGGATGTTACACCCCAAGGTAACCGTAACCGTAACCGTTACCGTCGTGTGCGTCGACGTGTGCTTGAAGGTGACAACGGAATACCtgccaaccctaaccctaacgaTAATCGTAGCCTAATCGTTGGAGGTCATGATCTGCGTGCCAGGAGGACCGTGACGGGTAATAACCAGCCCAACCGTGACGGCAACGCTTCTGAAGAGAGTACTCAAGCGGCTAAGAAGGCAGCAGGTCAAGCAAGAAAGAGTGGTGATGCAAACTTTCATGTCGGTGAGAGCAGCAAAATCCAAAAGAGGAAGACGAAGAAGagggggaggaagaagaagaagaaggagaacgaCGATGTTTTGGATGAAATGACGAATAAGTTACTACGCGCCGGTTGGGAAATTGAGATtgatgaaaaagatgaagaaactgTTTTCTATGATCTGAAGGGGAGAGCTTATACCAATTGCATCATAGCTGCGTACGAGTGTTTGAAAAAGAAGTATGAGGAGCGCAAAGGAAGAGGGATCTATTATTTGAAGAATTACAAGTTTACTCCCATCAAGGATGATGATTTCGAGAAGCTTCTGTCATGGAAAGATGctaagaagaggaaaaaaaaagatgaagctCATGATCCAAACCCTAATAATAACAATTGTAATAAGAGGGGAAAGAATAGCAGGGAAGACGCgaacaagaagaagcagaagcagaaggtGGAAACGAGCatgaaaggaaaagagaaggttgTTTACGATGaatctgattctgattctgattctgacaAGGATCCAAATGATGACACGTGTCTTCTCTGTGCAAATGCTCGAGAAGGCACTCTGGTTTGTTGCGACGGTTGTCCTTCTTGTTTCCATCTGAGCTGCTTGAAATTACCTGTAAGATttctcaatttctcatgcttCTTTCAAACTTTGATATTGATCAACATGTTTGCTATATACAAATATTCAATCACCAAATTAGTTACTTTCATATTAATTAACATGTTAATTAATCACTAAATTGCATAACACTCCTGGATAATAGAGTGAAGTAGTTATATATGTTAACAGGTTGTTACTCTATAGCTACCACAGATTTCGTTATatgtaaatattataattttttaaaatgataatttagtTTTGAAATTGACAAAAATACATTGTATTACTCTATTTCTATCAATGTCAATTGACTCATCAAGAGataaatatgatatatttttgtcaattttaaaaatataattaatacaactaaaattttaaactattttaatacttttaaaaagaCCAGCACAATTCGTTTTCTTTAAATTAGTTGTATG contains:
- the LOC112696224 gene encoding uncharacterized protein, coding for MPKDSSISSSDDDSVVFLGDVTPQGNRNRNRYRRVRRRVLEGDNGIPANPNPNDNRSLIVGGHDLRARRTVTGNNQPNRDGNASEESTQAAKKAAGQARKSGDANFHVGESSKIQKRKTKKRGRKKKKKENDDVLDEMTNKLLRAGWEIEIDEKDEETVFYDLKGRAYTNCIIAAYECLKKKYEERKGRGIYYLKNYKFTPIKDDDFEKLLSWKDAKKRKKKDEAHDPNPNNNNCNKRGKNSREDANKKKQKQKVETSMKGKEKVVYDESDSDSDSDKDPNDDTCLLCANAREGTLVCCDGCPSCFHLSCLKLPGVPPGDWYCSYCRCKFCGLMTGAADDPMSRTCCFCEHKYHRFCSPMTGGIVIDLSDNPLHFCSNKCEQLFGRVQGLLGVKHEIGDGFSCTFLSGFENNRPTQLPECHDKLVRAQKIMQDGFKPGIDHRTGINLIQSVVYSRGSKFNRMNYTMFFTAIMERDDEIICVASLRVHENKVAEMPLITTRGMYRRQGMCTRFMTVIESVLSSLGVDLLVIPSVKEREKTWVSVFGFEPFDLETKTRTEKMKIFVCSDSVMLKKNIKSVVREVPNTERNQF